CGCAGGGCCGGGTCCTGGTCGACACCGGCATGACCGAGCTGCACCCGCTGGTGGTGGAGGCCTTCCACCCCACCCTCTATCCGCTGGACGACCAGGACCTCGACGTCGCCGGGATCGACATGGTCGTCAACACGCACCTGCACGCCGACCACTGCGGCGGGAACCAGCTCTTCGCCGGGCGGCCGGTCTACGTGCAGCGCCGTGAGCTCGAGGACGCCCGCAGCCAGGACGACTACACGATTCGCGAGTGGGTGGACGCTCCCGGAGTGCAGTACGTGCCAGTCGACGGGGAGCTCGAGCTGCTCCCCGGCGTCCGGCTCGTGCCCGCGCCGGGGCACACGCCCGGGTCGCAGGTCGTGGTGGTGACGTCGGGCGCGGGCCGCCCGGTCGTGATCTGTGGTGACGCAGCCGTATGGTTCGGCCAGCTGAACGAGCCGACGGACGAGGGACAGCGACTCATCCGCGCTCTCGACCCCGACGAGGTCTGGCTGGCGCACGTGCGCGAGCCGTGGCGACCGTCGCGGCTCGGCGCCGGCACCCCGGGACGCTGAGTCGCGTCGTCCCGGTCAGTCCCGCCCGCCGAGGTCCTCCTCGCGCAGCCGAGGCTCGCTGCGGTGCTCGGGCCGCAGGCCCTGCTTGTCGGCGTAGAAGGCGCGGATCCGGTCCATGTCGGCGCGGACGTCGCCGGTGATCTCCACCGTGGGACCGAAGCCGACGGTGCGGGTCGGCCCGTCGATGAACCCCAGGGCCACCGGCAGGCCGGTCTGCTGGGCGAGCCGGTAGAACCCGCTCTTCCAGTACTCCGACCTGGTGCGGGTGCCTTCGGCGGCGATGGCGACCACCAGCGTCTGGTCCCGGGTGAGGTTGGCGGCGAGGTCCGACACCACCTCCGAGGCGTTGTCCCGGTCCACCGGGACACCGCCGGTGGCGCGCAGCAGCCACCCCATGGGGCCCTTGAACAGCTCGCGCTTGATCAGGATCGTCGGCGTGACCTCGCGGGACCACATCATCAGCATCGTGGCGACCCAGTCCCAGTTGGAGGTGTGCGGGGCGCCCACCATGATCCCGGTCTTCGGGACCTGGCCGACCACCCGCCAGCGGGCGGTGAGCAGGACGGTGCGGGCGAGGGTACGGCGGATCAGCATGGCCAGACTGTATGGCCCCGGGTCCGAGCGAGCGCGGCGCCCTGGCCGGCTACGCCACGCTGGGCGCGCCGACGGGACGCCCACCCCACGTCAGGATCCTGCGGACCTGAGGCACGTCTCCCCCGGCCTGCCTGACCAGGCGGAGCACCAGGGCGCGCAGCTGGACGGCCGCGTCCGCGGGGTGCTCGGGGTGCCACTGGATCCCGGTGACCGGCCGGCCGGCCCCGACCACCGCCTCGACCACACCGTCGGTGCTGTGCGCCGCGACCACCAACCCGCCTCCCAGCGTGTCGACCGCCTGGTGGTGGGTGCAGTAGACCGCCCGGGAGGCGTCGACGTCGGCGGCCAGCGAGGCGTCGACCTGGACGTGGTGCGCGACGAACGGGTCGTCGCCGGCCGTCCGGTGCCGGTCGACCGTGGGCAGGTGCTGGACCAGGGTGCCGCCGAGGGCGACGTTGAGCAGCTGGTGCCCCCGGCACAGTCCCAGCAGCGGCGTGCCCCGCTCAAGGCACCGCTCGATCACGGCCAGCTGCCCGGCGTCCCCCTCGAGGTCGTGGTGTCCCTGCTCGGGGTACGCCGGCGCCCCGGCGTACCAGCTCGGGTGCACGTCCTCGCCGCCCATCACCACGACGACGTCCGCCCGATCCACGGCGTCCACCGTCGCCGCCTGCGGGTGCTCGGCGGCCGCCCAGAGCTCGGCGGTGAGCCCGAGCCCCGCGACGACGTCGAGAGCGCTGCTGTTCAGCACGTCCAGCTTGGCCTGAAAGTCGGGGGCGTGCGGACGAGAGGTGCGCTGGTGCACCACGAGGACGTGGGGACGGGACACGGGACCTCCAGACGGGATGTGCGGGACCGCCGTGGCGACGGCCGGAGGAGCAGTCCATCACCGTCAGATTTCGGCCAGGTTTCAACGACTTCGGAGTCATCCGGTCCTGGTGCGGCCCGCCCTGCCACCGCACGATCCTCGGGGGTTCGGCAGTTCGACAGCGGAGAGCCCTCCGGCTGACTCCGGTGCGCGTTCAGCCGCCGGCTCGCCGGACCTCATCCTGCACGGTGGTCAGGTCTCCTCGCCACGGAGCCCCGTGCCCGGGCAGCAGCCACGTCTCGGAGCCGAGGCCGGGCAGGGTCGCGAGCCTGCCGAGCGACTCCACGGCCAGGGCCGGGTCGTCGGTGAAGGGGGCCGCCTGCACCCCGGTCCGTCCGGTCAGCACCGAGCGGGTGGTGAGGGCGTCACCGACGCAGACCGCGTCCGCGACCGGCACGTGCACGGCGATGCTGCCCGGCGAGTGACCGGGCATGGACAGCACTCGGGGCGCGCCCGGCAGGGCGAGCACCTCGCCGTCGGCCACCTCGACGACCTCGCTCAGGTACGTCGTCCGCCAGCCGCTCTTGCGCACGGCGTAGCCCAGGAAGCCCAGCAGGGCACCGAGGCGCACGCGCCCCATCGGGGTCTTCGGCTTCTCCCCCGTCCGGGCACGCTCGGCGTCGGCGGCGTGCACGAAGACGGGTACGCCGTGCTCGCGGCGCAGTCGCTCGGCGAAGCCGAGGTGGTCACTGTCGCCGTGGGTGAGCACGAGACCCCGGACGTCGTCGACCGTGCGGCCCATGGCGGCCAGCTCGGCGAGGAGCTCGGTCCAGTGGCCGGGCAGCCCGGCGTCGATGACGGTGACCCCGTCGTCGGTGTCGATCAGGTAGACGGCGACGACGTCGTTCCCGATCCGGTGCAGGTGGGGGCCGAGCTTCATGTCCTGGCTCCTCGAACGGGATGGAGGGTGGTTGACATGGCTACGGTAATTAGCCATTATGGCTAATGTCAATAGCCATGATGGAGGAGGCAGGATGCCGGCACCGGAACGCACGTCGCTCGCGGAGATCGTCGCCGCGGGCGGCGATGTCCTCGAGGCCGAGGGGCCGGCCGGCCTGACCATGCAGGCGGTCGCCCAGCGGGTCGGCGTCCGGGCCCCGTCGCTCTACAAGCGGGTCCGCGACCGCGAGGCGCTGCTCGGGCTGGTGGCGACCGCCACCGCCGACCGGCTCGCGGCCGCCCTCTCCTCCGACGAGACCCTGGAGCAGGTCGCCCGCACCTACCGCGCCTTCGCCCACGAGCGACCCGAGGGCTTCCGGCTGCTCCTCTCGGCCGCTGCCGACCCGGAGTCCCTTGCCCGGGCGAGCGCGCCGGTGCTCGACGTCGCCGCCCGGCTGGTGGGACCCGACCAGGCACTGGAGGCCGCCCGGCTCCTGACCGCCTGGGCCACCGGGTTCATCACGATGGAGCTCGCCGGCGCCTTCCGCCTGGACGGCGACCTGGAGGCCGCCTTCGACTTCGGGCTCGCACAACTCTCCGCTGCTCTCTCGCCCTAGCCGCTTCCTCCCCCGTCGCGACCGCCCGCCGACCGACCGCCGGGACCGTGCGGTCCCGGCGACCGACCGCTCAGCAGGTCTCGACCGGCGTCGCCTCCGCGACGCGGTACTCCGAACGGGCGTCGAGGAGCAGCGGGATCAGCGGCTGGTCCTCCTGCGCCATCGTGACGAACGCGCCCTGCGGGTTGTTGCGCCAGGTGATCCCGTGCAGGCGCAACGTCTGGCGCAGCGCGTCCCGCTGCTCCACGGTGAGCTGGTAGCCGCACATCGGCTCCGGCTCGACCTCGTTGCCCGAGGTGGGCAGGACGTTGTCCTGGCCGGCGAAGTAGACGACTCCGGTGCGGTTCGCCCCCTCCTCGGTGACCCGGGCCGCGGCCGCCGCGGTCTCCCGCGCCAGCGTCTCCCGGTTCTCCAGGGTGAAGTACGCGCTGCCCACCGCGCTGAGGTAGTTGACCTCGACGCGTCGCCGGTTGAGCAACGACTCGTCAGCCTCCTCCTCGGCGTTCAGCGGGTCGTTGGCCGTCTCGCTGAGCATCCCGACGACGTGCTGCAGGCCGGCGTAGTTGCGCAGGATTCGACCCTGCTCGTCCCCGGCCACCTGGAGGAACGGCTCGCCGTCCTTGACGTAGATCCCGTACTCCCCCGAGGTGTAGCCCGCCGCGACGACCTCGCCCGCGGCGTACTCCTCGCTCATGGTCCGGGCCAGGTCGTGCACGACCTGGTCGGTCTGCCGGTTGCGCGGCCACAGCTGCAGCAGGTCGGTGCGGTAGTAGGGGTTCGAGCCGTACTCGTGCAGGTCGTTGAGCACGTCGGGCTTCCAGTCGCGGATGATCTTCACCACCGCCTGCGCCTCCGGAGACTGCAGCGCCATGTAGTCGCGGTTGACGTCCAGGCCCTGCGCGTTCTGCCGGGTGTCGGCCTCCCACCCGTCGGGGTTGAGGTTGATGAACAGCACCGTCGTGCGCTGCAGGAGCCGGCGCCACGACGGGTCCATGGTGGTCGACATGTCCCGGGCCAGCTGCATGCAGGCCTCGCGCCCGGAGTTCTCGTTGCCGTGCACCGAGCAGGTGTAGAGCAGGACCGACCCCTGCGCGGCCGCTTCCGGCTCGGCCGGGGCCGGGTCGCCGACGGCCACCAGCTGGAGCGGGCGTCCCTCGACGCTGCGCCCGACGGTGGTGACCCGCACCCGGTCGCTGCCGCGGTCCAGCTGGCGCCAGAACCGCTGGGACTCCGCGACGGTCGTCCACTCGGCTCCGTCCGACTCCTCGAACGGAGTCTGCAGCGAGTCGGGAGCAGCCTGCAGGGTCCTGGGCATGTCCGAGCCGCCCTCGGGCGACTCCTCGGCCGGCGCGGGGCTGGCGGCCGAGAAGCCGGCAACGCCGGCGCACGCGGTCAGCAGGGCGACCGCGGCGCCGGCGCGCCGGCGGGTGCCGGTCCTCCAGGACCGACGGGGGTGGGACTCCGGCAGGCCGGATCCGGGTGGTGCGGTACGACGTAGGAAGGTCATGGCGCTCCTCGAGAACGCGCCGCGGCCAGGCCCAAAGCTGCATGCCCGAGTCGCAGCGAATGGATGGTGGATTCCCACCATGACCCTCCGGTCACCGGTTGGCAATGCCTGGCGGACCACCGGTCAACCCGGGGCCAGCAGAAGGGTCCGGCTCCACGCCGTGACAGCAGGTCGGCGTACGGCAGGTCCTCGGCGAAGGTCCGCACGTGCGCGCCCGATGTCCGAGGCTGCAGGGGTGCCGCCCTCGCCGGTCCTTCTCACTTCATGGAGTAGACCGGGAACACGCTGTGCTCGCCGTAGTCCCTGATCCGCAGAGCCTCCAGCGTCCTCATGTCCGGCTCGGAGATGACGAAGTCGACCTGGGCGTTGCTCCGCATGTGCGCACGGTCGGCCGTCTTCGGCAGCGAGACCGTGCCGAGCTGCAGGGTGTAGCGGATGCACAGCTGCGGGACGCTCACCTCGTACCGTCCCGCGATCGCGGCGATCTCGGCGTTCGTGAGGATCGCGCCGTGCCCGATCGGCGAGTAAGCCTCCACCACGATGTCCCGGGCCGCGCAGAAGGCGAGCAGCTCGGAGGGCGTGTTGCCGGCGTGCACCAGCACCTGGTTGACCTGAGGCACCACGTCGCAGACGGCGAAGAGGTTCTCCAGGTCGCCCTGCCGGAAGTTGGACACCCCGATGGCGCGCAGCTTCCCCTGCTCGTACGCCGACTCGAGCGCGCGCCACGCCTCCCGGTTGCCCTCCGCGTAGTCACCGCCCCGGAAGTCGGCCCAGGGCTGGGGGCTGTGGATCATCATCAGGTCGATGTGGTCCAGCCCCAGGGCGTCGAGCGAGCCGTCGATCGCGGCCACCGCGGCGTCGTACTCCTTGATCTCGGCGGCCAGCTTCGTGGAGACGAACAGCTCGTGACGGGCCAGGCCACTGGTGCGCGCCCCCTCCCCGACCCCACGTTCGTTGCCGTAGGCCTGGGCGGTGTCGATGTTGCGGTATCCGGTCTCGACCGCGTCGCGCACCGCTTGGGCGGCAGCGGCACCTTCGATGAACCAGGTGCCCAGACCGAGCACCGGGATCCGCACGCCGTTGGCCAGCTCGTACGCCTCGTCCACGATCATCGCTCGCTCGCTCTCGTCGGGCCCGTCCCCAGCGGCAGGCCGTCCCCGGCAGTAGAACCGCAGGACGCACCGGGGGCCAGGGCCACCGGTCCCGGTGCGCTCGGGTCCTGCGTGCTCCTAGTCGTGCGCGAAGGTCACGTTCGGGAGGACCTTGCGCAGCCACGCCGGGGTGTACCAGGCAGCCTTGCCGGTCAGCCGCAGCATCACGGGCAGCAGCACCAACCGGACCAGGAAGGCGTCCAGCAGGACGGCAAGACCCAGGACCACACCCATCTCCTTCGGCGGGATCGGCCCGGAGAGCGCGAAGGTGAAGAAGACCGCCACCATCACCGCGCCCGCGGCGAAGACCACCCGGCCGGAGTGGGCCAGCGAGCCGACCATCGCCTCCTTGGGATCACCGGAGCGCTCGTAGTGCTCCTTGGCCGAGGCCAGCAGGAAGACCGTGTAGTCCATCGCGATCGCGAAGATCATCGCGAAGAAGAACACCGGCGCCCACGCGTCGAGGAACCCCTGGGACTCGAAGCCGAGCAGGTCGGCGCCGTACCCCTCCTGGAAGATCAACCGGGCCACACCGAAGGCGGCCGCGGTGGAGAGCAGGCTGGCCAGGGTGCCGAGCAGCGAGATCAGCGGCGCCTGCAGCGCGATCAGCAGCAGCAGGAAGCCAAGGACCAGGACGATGCCGATCACCCACGGTGTGGACTCGTCCAGCTGGGACTTGAGATCGAGGTTCTCCACCGGAGCACCACCGACCAGCGCCGAGTCGGGAAGGTCGCCGCGCAGGCGGTCCACCGTCTCCCCCAGCGCCGGGTCCGACGGGTCGACCGTGGGCACCGCCTGCACCATCACCAGACCGCTCTCGTCGCCGGCCGGCATCGGCGGCATGGCGCCGGCGATGCCTTCGTCGGCGCGCAGCACCTCGGCGGCCTCGGCGGCCTCGGCGGCCTCGTCGGCGTCCACCACCACCTGGAGCGTGCCCGGCGCGCCCTCGCCGAACGACTCCTGGACGATGTCGTAGCCGACGCGCGCCGAGGCGTCCTCCGGCAGGACCTTGATCGACGGCATGGCGGTGTCGAGGCCGACGACCGGGGCGGCCAGCGCCAGCAGGATGGCGACCGAGGCCAGGCCCCACACCAGGGGGCGCTTCCAGAGCCGCTCGCCCCAGGCTGCGAACTTCGGCGAACGGTGCTCCTGGGAGCGCGACCACGGCAGCGCGACCTTGTTGATCCGGTCGTCGAGCTTGAACAGCACCAGGGGCAGCAGCGTGAGGGTCGCGCCGAGCACGAAGACCACCGAGAGCATGATCCCGCCGGCCATCGAGCGGAAGGACGGCGACGGCACGATCATCACCGCGGAGAGGGAGACCAGGACGGTCAGCCCGGAGAGCAGCACCGCCTTGCCGGCGGTGTCCATCGTCTCGGCCACCGCCGCGCGCCGGTCGTCGAGGGAGTCCTCGCGTCCGGCCTCCCGGCTGGCCGCGCGTCGCGCCGCCCGGGCGGCGCGGTAGCGGACCACCA
The window above is part of the Nocardioides campestrisoli genome. Proteins encoded here:
- a CDS encoding aldo/keto reductase; its protein translation is MIVDEAYELANGVRIPVLGLGTWFIEGAAAAQAVRDAVETGYRNIDTAQAYGNERGVGEGARTSGLARHELFVSTKLAAEIKEYDAAVAAIDGSLDALGLDHIDLMMIHSPQPWADFRGGDYAEGNREAWRALESAYEQGKLRAIGVSNFRQGDLENLFAVCDVVPQVNQVLVHAGNTPSELLAFCAARDIVVEAYSPIGHGAILTNAEIAAIAGRYEVSVPQLCIRYTLQLGTVSLPKTADRAHMRSNAQVDFVISEPDMRTLEALRIRDYGEHSVFPVYSMK
- a CDS encoding MMPL family transporter; the encoded protein is MHTMPSSRDGADQPTANRGRPTSGPGPLGRLGVWVTRHARLVTVVWLLAVVGLGAFAPQVEKNLSGAGWQADGSESVTARELAQEHFGGNASSAIQVVVRSTDGPVTRGEGKQVLTEVTRVLEQEPRIADVLAPVPGATLSQDGSTAVVLAGAGADTNEMVRVATEIKAGLQDLSTDDVQVNPTGSSLLWSDFNEANLDAMLTSEMMSWPVTLGILVLAFGALVAAGLPLLLTLAGLVASAGSLVLINELIPVSIWAMNFAMMFALALGIDYALFVVVRYRAARAARRAASREAGREDSLDDRRAAVAETMDTAGKAVLLSGLTVLVSLSAVMIVPSPSFRSMAGGIMLSVVFVLGATLTLLPLVLFKLDDRINKVALPWSRSQEHRSPKFAAWGERLWKRPLVWGLASVAILLALAAPVVGLDTAMPSIKVLPEDASARVGYDIVQESFGEGAPGTLQVVVDADEAAEAAEAAEVLRADEGIAGAMPPMPAGDESGLVMVQAVPTVDPSDPALGETVDRLRGDLPDSALVGGAPVENLDLKSQLDESTPWVIGIVLVLGFLLLLIALQAPLISLLGTLASLLSTAAAFGVARLIFQEGYGADLLGFESQGFLDAWAPVFFFAMIFAIAMDYTVFLLASAKEHYERSGDPKEAMVGSLAHSGRVVFAAGAVMVAVFFTFALSGPIPPKEMGVVLGLAVLLDAFLVRLVLLPVMLRLTGKAAWYTPAWLRKVLPNVTFAHD
- a CDS encoding MBL fold metallo-hydrolase — translated: MKLGPHLHRIGNDVVAVYLIDTDDGVTVIDAGLPGHWTELLAELAAMGRTVDDVRGLVLTHGDSDHLGFAERLRREHGVPVFVHAADAERARTGEKPKTPMGRVRLGALLGFLGYAVRKSGWRTTYLSEVVEVADGEVLALPGAPRVLSMPGHSPGSIAVHVPVADAVCVGDALTTRSVLTGRTGVQAAPFTDDPALAVESLGRLATLPGLGSETWLLPGHGAPWRGDLTTVQDEVRRAGG
- a CDS encoding gamma-glutamyl-gamma-aminobutyrate hydrolase family protein; its protein translation is MSRPHVLVVHQRTSRPHAPDFQAKLDVLNSSALDVVAGLGLTAELWAAAEHPQAATVDAVDRADVVVVMGGEDVHPSWYAGAPAYPEQGHHDLEGDAGQLAVIERCLERGTPLLGLCRGHQLLNVALGGTLVQHLPTVDRHRTAGDDPFVAHHVQVDASLAADVDASRAVYCTHHQAVDTLGGGLVVAAHSTDGVVEAVVGAGRPVTGIQWHPEHPADAAVQLRALVLRLVRQAGGDVPQVRRILTWGGRPVGAPSVA
- a CDS encoding TetR/AcrR family transcriptional regulator, whose translation is MPAPERTSLAEIVAAGGDVLEAEGPAGLTMQAVAQRVGVRAPSLYKRVRDREALLGLVATATADRLAAALSSDETLEQVARTYRAFAHERPEGFRLLLSAAADPESLARASAPVLDVAARLVGPDQALEAARLLTAWATGFITMELAGAFRLDGDLEAAFDFGLAQLSAALSP
- a CDS encoding 1-acyl-sn-glycerol-3-phosphate acyltransferase, giving the protein MLIRRTLARTVLLTARWRVVGQVPKTGIMVGAPHTSNWDWVATMLMMWSREVTPTILIKRELFKGPMGWLLRATGGVPVDRDNASEVVSDLAANLTRDQTLVVAIAAEGTRTRSEYWKSGFYRLAQQTGLPVALGFIDGPTRTVGFGPTVEITGDVRADMDRIRAFYADKQGLRPEHRSEPRLREEDLGGRD
- a CDS encoding M14 family zinc carboxypeptidase is translated as MTFLRRTAPPGSGLPESHPRRSWRTGTRRRAGAAVALLTACAGVAGFSAASPAPAEESPEGGSDMPRTLQAAPDSLQTPFEESDGAEWTTVAESQRFWRQLDRGSDRVRVTTVGRSVEGRPLQLVAVGDPAPAEPEAAAQGSVLLYTCSVHGNENSGREACMQLARDMSTTMDPSWRRLLQRTTVLFINLNPDGWEADTRQNAQGLDVNRDYMALQSPEAQAVVKIIRDWKPDVLNDLHEYGSNPYYRTDLLQLWPRNRQTDQVVHDLARTMSEEYAAGEVVAAGYTSGEYGIYVKDGEPFLQVAGDEQGRILRNYAGLQHVVGMLSETANDPLNAEEEADESLLNRRRVEVNYLSAVGSAYFTLENRETLARETAAAAARVTEEGANRTGVVYFAGQDNVLPTSGNEVEPEPMCGYQLTVEQRDALRQTLRLHGITWRNNPQGAFVTMAQEDQPLIPLLLDARSEYRVAEATPVETC